A region from the Methanobacterium sp. genome encodes:
- a CDS encoding polysaccharide pyruvyl transferase family protein: protein MKNNPKVLLLGYNGANNTGSEARLLSIIEDVRSILGPKTLITVPTLNEANLRRYLKEDGFLKIAPIASIFFFDIRRLVKEHDILILVEGSCYMDTWTSALLWAFLWGTRCASNFKKPSLAYAVDVGHLSNFNRWLVKREASKTDLIVTRTGMAAKELKEIGVTAPIDVTADCAFTFKTEEKDGNILKESWPGQDSSVVGLAPVDFYLWPVVMRPWGKKENQYKWPYYFSRSKDRIKKSEELALKWAQGADRIIEKHGKNVALICMEEVDEPLAKCIKERMKNPEMAKIYSSRNYNASEMTSILRSLELLVTSRYHAGVLSLEGEIPQIAIGHDTRLRGFYGELGLGDYLIDYMSSEIWDKLRQKVDELLENPGIQQDLLKQGIIEHLNRANKNPEILKNFLQKYGWKVRK from the coding sequence ATGAAAAATAATCCAAAAGTTTTGTTATTGGGCTACAATGGAGCCAATAATACAGGATCTGAAGCAAGATTACTCTCTATAATAGAGGATGTAAGGTCAATTTTAGGTCCTAAAACTCTTATCACTGTTCCCACATTAAATGAAGCTAATTTAAGGCGGTATCTTAAGGAAGATGGATTTTTGAAAATCGCGCCAATTGCCTCAATATTCTTTTTTGATATAAGAAGACTGGTTAAAGAACACGACATTCTTATTTTAGTTGAAGGTAGCTGTTACATGGATACATGGACATCAGCACTTCTCTGGGCGTTTCTATGGGGCACAAGGTGTGCAAGCAATTTTAAAAAGCCAAGCTTAGCATATGCAGTGGATGTGGGGCATTTATCTAATTTTAACAGGTGGTTAGTCAAGCGAGAAGCCAGTAAAACTGATTTAATTGTAACAAGGACTGGAATGGCAGCAAAAGAGCTTAAAGAAATTGGAGTCACTGCTCCAATAGATGTAACAGCCGACTGTGCATTTACATTTAAAACAGAAGAAAAAGATGGAAATATTTTAAAAGAAAGTTGGCCAGGTCAGGATTCAAGTGTTGTCGGATTGGCGCCAGTTGATTTTTATCTGTGGCCGGTGGTGATGCGTCCATGGGGCAAAAAGGAAAATCAGTATAAATGGCCCTATTATTTCTCCCGTTCAAAGGATAGAATTAAAAAAAGTGAAGAACTTGCTCTTAAATGGGCCCAGGGAGCAGATAGAATCATTGAAAAACATGGTAAAAATGTAGCATTAATCTGCATGGAAGAGGTGGACGAACCACTGGCAAAGTGCATAAAAGAAAGGATGAAAAATCCTGAAATGGCTAAAATATACTCATCAAGAAATTATAATGCATCTGAGATGACAAGCATTCTAAGAAGCCTTGAACTTCTTGTAACTTCACGTTATCATGCAGGAGTTTTATCTCTTGAGGGTGAAATCCCCCAGATAGCCATAGGACATGACACACGTCTTAGAGGATTTTATGGAGAACTCGGATTGGGAGATTATCTGATAGATTATATGTCATCTGAAATCTGGGATAAATTAAGGCAAAAGGTGGATGAATTACTCGAAAACCCTGGAATTCAACAAGATCTTTTAAAACAGGGAATTATTGAGCATCTTAATCGAGCCAATAAAAATCCTGAAATTTTAAAGAATTTTCTCCAAAAATATGGCTGGAAAGTGAGAAAATGA
- a CDS encoding TetR/AcrR family transcriptional regulator, with protein MKNQTSKKPTKEIIFDVSIDLFSKKGFNAVSVREIARGVGIRESSIYNHYKSKEAILDAIIDYFKSELASSSPPEEEMEKLMETPEMFFEVGAKAFIERMSVPKIEKIWRIISIELYHNEKIREFFKRELLEVPLIAWEQTFKKMMEKGSIKPVDPKLMAREYFYFAIFLYFEYFVLNYQESDENFMEMALERISNHSKFILDAVKI; from the coding sequence ATGAAAAATCAAACATCAAAAAAACCTACAAAAGAAATAATATTTGATGTATCTATCGATTTATTTTCAAAAAAAGGTTTCAATGCAGTATCAGTCCGTGAAATCGCAAGAGGAGTAGGAATAAGGGAAAGTTCGATATATAATCATTATAAAAGCAAAGAAGCAATTCTGGATGCCATAATTGACTATTTCAAATCGGAATTAGCAAGTAGCAGCCCTCCAGAGGAAGAAATGGAGAAATTAATGGAAACACCAGAAATGTTTTTTGAAGTAGGGGCAAAGGCATTTATTGAAAGAATGAGTGTACCAAAGATTGAAAAAATCTGGAGAATTATATCAATAGAACTCTACCACAACGAAAAGATAAGAGAGTTCTTCAAAAGGGAGCTTTTAGAAGTCCCACTTATTGCATGGGAGCAAACTTTCAAGAAAATGATGGAAAAAGGATCCATTAAACCCGTAGATCCAAAATTAATGGCACGTGAGTATTTTTACTTTGCAATTTTCCTTTATTTCGAATATTTTGTCTTGAATTATCAAGAGAGTGACGAAAATTTCATGGAAATGGCCTTGGAAAGGATTTCAAATCATTCTAAATTTATTTTAGATGCTGTAAAAATTTAA
- a CDS encoding AMP-binding protein, translating to MSNIILLTGANGFLGTQIALNILKNHDDNIIALVRGKNKEDAVNRLRRSWWEFPELLQEMDKKIQVLNGDITKNDLGLEKSEYDDLVQTVTHVIHTAADWRLKATLEELEKTNVQGTQNVLKLAHLAHENHGLGRFSHISTAYVAGGKEGTVSEDSLTPKYGFLSDYEKTKYESEIEVKKSSFDVSIFRPSMIVGESSTGYIKTFNTVYVPLRLYLNGKLKLIPVSSAMKINLVPVDYVADAVVKLTFDKRATDKTFHLTAPKESLPTVKELIQFVKVWSQENLNLKLNDPIYVSSSSSIIQKFASFGHLFGKGTSRLLETMNTLSPYFNENRDYLRDNTDELLGSYNYRWQDLMPKILEFAVYYGFFHRSDRTVHEQALFRLKSSSKPVNYYDVIKKEFKKKNSIDVYKDILSATKSLKSLGISKGDRVAVVGFNSTRYLTIDMAIGLNGSVSVPLYYTSPLNEIEEILADSEVNVLFAGTPDIINQLKKLELEIPIVSFCHEETNLPSHIIPWNKFLKMGKNEKNITNAPVHFNDTATIRYTSGTTGKPRGVVFNHGNLRWMAEFIASMPPWKDRINEVSYLSFLPMNHVVEGIMGIYSPYYAPASLKLYFLENFGDLGEILPKVRPKIFFSVPRFYEKVWCNVLESGIGKFYLNSSGFLKKTLGKLIKRQILKKAGLDKCAQLIVGSAPISDVLLQSYHEMGIEIHNAYGLTEAPLITINRSGKNRIGTVGEPLPSTDICIDKDGEILIKGPQVTSGYFKGDSDSLFKDSWLCTGDFGHLTPDGYLVITGRKKEIIVNSYGKTISPLKIEGLLKSIPGIDEAMVIGDSKPYCSAFLWVEKAELNLNDIDNSIKRINEKLSRPEEIKAWVILKNDLFIGEDLTANLKLKRKAIIERYDDVIKFIYNSGLRPDSILYYGRAEVQS from the coding sequence ATGAGTAATATTATACTCCTTACTGGTGCAAATGGTTTTTTAGGCACACAAATTGCTTTAAATATCCTTAAAAATCACGATGATAATATTATAGCTTTGGTAAGGGGTAAAAATAAAGAAGATGCTGTAAATAGACTACGCAGATCTTGGTGGGAGTTTCCAGAGCTTTTACAGGAAATGGATAAGAAAATTCAGGTATTAAATGGGGATATTACTAAAAATGATCTTGGATTGGAAAAAAGCGAATATGATGATCTGGTTCAAACAGTTACTCATGTAATCCATACTGCTGCAGACTGGAGATTGAAAGCTACCCTTGAAGAACTTGAAAAAACCAACGTTCAAGGAACCCAAAATGTACTAAAATTGGCCCATCTCGCACATGAAAACCATGGATTAGGGCGATTTTCTCATATATCCACTGCATATGTGGCGGGGGGTAAAGAAGGTACAGTTTCTGAAGATTCTCTCACACCAAAGTACGGATTTTTAAGTGATTATGAAAAAACCAAGTATGAAAGCGAAATTGAAGTAAAGAAATCATCATTTGATGTATCTATTTTTCGTCCGAGCATGATTGTCGGTGAATCATCCACAGGATATATAAAAACATTTAACACGGTTTATGTACCTCTCAGACTTTATTTAAATGGAAAATTAAAACTAATTCCAGTTTCATCAGCAATGAAAATTAATTTGGTGCCAGTAGATTATGTTGCAGATGCTGTAGTTAAATTAACATTTGATAAAAGGGCCACAGATAAAACTTTTCATTTAACAGCCCCTAAAGAATCATTACCTACAGTAAAAGAGCTGATTCAATTTGTTAAAGTATGGAGTCAGGAAAATCTCAATCTCAAACTAAATGATCCAATATATGTGTCATCAAGTAGTTCTATTATCCAAAAATTTGCATCTTTTGGCCATCTATTTGGAAAAGGAACTTCCAGATTGCTTGAAACTATGAATACACTTTCACCTTACTTCAATGAAAATAGGGATTATCTAAGAGATAATACGGATGAATTACTTGGGTCCTATAATTATAGATGGCAGGATTTAATGCCTAAAATCCTGGAATTTGCAGTCTATTATGGATTTTTCCACAGGTCTGACCGTACTGTTCATGAACAGGCCCTATTCCGGCTTAAAAGCAGCAGCAAACCCGTTAATTATTATGATGTGATAAAGAAAGAATTTAAAAAGAAGAATTCAATTGACGTTTATAAGGACATACTTAGTGCTACAAAATCACTTAAAAGTTTAGGAATCAGTAAGGGAGATAGAGTAGCAGTTGTAGGATTTAATAGCACACGTTATTTAACCATAGATATGGCAATTGGTTTAAACGGTTCTGTGAGCGTTCCACTTTATTATACCAGCCCATTAAATGAAATTGAAGAAATACTGGCTGATAGTGAAGTAAATGTTCTTTTTGCAGGTACTCCTGACATAATTAATCAATTAAAAAAACTTGAACTAGAAATTCCTATAGTTTCCTTCTGCCATGAGGAAACTAATCTTCCATCTCATATAATTCCATGGAATAAATTCCTGAAAATGGGCAAAAATGAAAAAAATATAACTAATGCACCTGTACACTTCAATGATACTGCCACCATCCGATATACATCCGGAACAACTGGAAAACCAAGAGGTGTAGTTTTCAATCATGGAAATCTACGTTGGATGGCTGAATTTATTGCTTCAATGCCTCCATGGAAGGATCGAATTAATGAAGTTTCTTATCTTTCATTTCTCCCTATGAATCATGTGGTTGAAGGAATTATGGGGATATATTCTCCTTATTATGCTCCTGCATCTTTAAAATTATATTTTTTAGAAAATTTTGGGGATCTTGGAGAAATTCTTCCAAAAGTAAGACCAAAAATTTTCTTTTCAGTACCCCGTTTTTACGAAAAAGTATGGTGTAATGTTTTGGAGTCCGGAATTGGCAAATTTTACCTTAATTCCAGCGGATTTTTAAAGAAAACCTTAGGAAAATTAATTAAAAGACAGATTCTTAAAAAAGCAGGTCTGGATAAATGTGCTCAGTTAATTGTTGGTTCGGCCCCAATAAGCGATGTTCTACTTCAATCTTATCATGAAATGGGCATTGAAATCCATAATGCATATGGATTAACAGAAGCACCTCTAATTACAATAAACAGATCTGGAAAGAACAGGATAGGTACAGTAGGTGAACCACTTCCATCTACTGACATCTGTATAGATAAAGATGGAGAAATACTGATAAAAGGGCCGCAGGTGACATCTGGATATTTTAAGGGGGATTCAGATTCTCTTTTTAAAGACAGCTGGCTTTGTACTGGCGACTTTGGCCATTTAACCCCTGATGGTTATCTGGTAATTACCGGGCGCAAAAAAGAAATTATTGTTAATTCCTACGGAAAAACTATAAGTCCCCTCAAAATTGAGGGATTATTGAAAAGTATCCCGGGAATTGATGAAGCAATGGTAATTGGCGATAGTAAACCGTACTGTAGCGCATTTTTATGGGTGGAAAAAGCAGAATTAAATCTAAATGATATTGATAATTCCATTAAAAGAATAAATGAAAAACTTTCAAGACCAGAAGAAATTAAAGCATGGGTAATTTTGAAAAATGACTTATTTATAGGTGAAGATTTGACTGCAAACCTTAAACTTAAACGAAAAGCAATTATTGAACGTTATGATGATGTAATTAAATTTATTTACAATTCTGGATTAAGACCGGATAGTATATTATATTATGGCCGTGCTGAGGTGCAATCATGA
- a CDS encoding pyridoxamine 5'-phosphate oxidase family protein, translating to MRRNDKEIKDKETILWILKEAQVCRIALCNDNKPYIVPVNFGFKDNCLYLHSASEGQKIDILNKNNNICFEVDIENEVVKSEIACNWGMKYYSVIGFGKAHFVEDVNEKKEALDIIMQKYSDNGLFEYSQNTLNKTAVIKVEITELTGKKSGY from the coding sequence ATGAGAAGAAATGATAAAGAAATAAAAGACAAAGAAACCATTCTATGGATACTGAAAGAAGCTCAAGTATGTAGAATTGCACTTTGTAATGATAATAAACCTTATATTGTACCAGTGAACTTTGGTTTTAAAGATAACTGCCTCTATCTCCATTCAGCATCTGAAGGACAAAAAATAGATATTCTAAATAAAAACAATAACATTTGCTTTGAAGTGGATATTGAAAATGAAGTTGTAAAGTCAGAAATAGCATGTAATTGGGGAATGAAATACTACAGTGTGATTGGCTTCGGAAAAGCACATTTTGTAGAAGATGTTAATGAAAAAAAGGAAGCTTTAGATATTATAATGCAAAAATACAGTGATAATGGATTATTTGAATATTCCCAAAATACTCTTAACAAAACAGCAGTAATTAAAGTGGAAATAACAGAATTAACCGGAAAAAAATCAGGATACTAA